The Streptomyces cyaneogriseus subsp. noncyanogenus region CCTACGTTTCTTGCCCGGGGGCGCATCAAGGGTCTCATGAGGACACATGCGCGGGCGTGCGATCCCAGTCCTTCGGCAACGACGGTACCGGCCAGGAGGGGTCCGGGCGCCAGTCCTGCCAGCCGTCGCTAAACGGCGGTCCCCAGGCGCGGATCACCTCCACGGCGGACCGTCCCGCCCGGCGTACCCGCTCGGCGAGCCTGGCGTCCATCAGCCCGTCCCGCTGGGCCTGCGCGAACTCGTCCTCGTCCCGCCAGTGCCAACTGCCGTCCGGCTGGACGGTGATGTCCAGGAAATGGTCCTCCGAGTCCACACCGCCCGACCAGCGGGCCAGCGGCTCCTCCAGGTTCACGTACCCGTTCTTGAACCGCCAGCCCGGCTCCCAGAACAGCCACACCGACCAGGGCTCGCCCGGCCGCGCCAGCTTCAGCACGCCGGTGCCGAACCACCGGTCGCGCAGCACGGTCCGCGGCTTGGTGTAGCGCGACGCCAGCGGCTCCTGGTGGACCGGGGTGCCGTCGGCCAGCACGGGCTTCACGCACTCGGTGCCCGGCGCCATCCACGCGGCGAGCACCTCGGCGTCGTCCCGTACGACG contains the following coding sequences:
- the fomD gene encoding cytidylyl-2-hydroxypropylphosphonate hydrolase: MTDGEAVTAAARADGTAFWKPGSQILWRYRENGGTRIHIARPVTVVRDDAEVLAAWMAPGTECVKPVLADGTPVHQEPLASRYTKPRTVLRDRWFGTGVLKLARPGEPWSVWLFWEPGWRFKNGYVNLEEPLARWSGGVDSEDHFLDITVQPDGSWHWRDEDEFAQAQRDGLMDARLAERVRRAGRSAVEVIRAWGPPFSDGWQDWRPDPSWPVPSLPKDWDRTPAHVSS